In Apium graveolens cultivar Ventura chromosome 10, ASM990537v1, whole genome shotgun sequence, the following are encoded in one genomic region:
- the LOC141690285 gene encoding uncharacterized protein LOC141690285, with translation MATFWAILLCYAVAGCLLSSYAAAAPPAYGYVSPPPPASPPPYYYVPTPPPPLLPPLYFPPPVSPLSPPPTKESPIGGPPLYLPPLPPSLSPPPTKELPGTPIGARVPPLYVPPPPTLSFPPFAPQPLVPPLSPPPSPPLYSPPLPFPFPPPPAKKLPIRAPPPYNLPSPTPYSYVSPPPPHTPTPPSSSPSPSPSPYVYNSPPSASPSPSPSPYVYNSPPSASPSPTPPHHMNTSPSPQPSPSNSPMTSPPSPPIYKSPPSTSPSPTPSQAASPPSNACLTPPPPPPPVISCPTPSSPSPTNAPYTFTSPPPPSVPSPSSPPHHHNHHHGHHHRHRHHRRHHQHHPHAPCPSPPKAYSYASPPPPSSSVPHLYTIPSNAL, from the coding sequence ATGGCCACATTTTGGGCAATTCTGCTATGTTATGCAGTTGCAGGATGTCTGTTATCTAGTTATGCAGCTGCAGCTCCCCCAGCTTATGGTTATGTATCTCCACCACCACCAGCATCTCCTCCACCCTACTACTACGTACCTACACCACCTCCACCACTACTACCACCATTATATTTCCCCCCTCCTGTATCACCTCTTTCACCGCCACCTACTAAAGAATCACCAATAGGCGGTCCACCATTATACTTACCTCCTCTGCCACCATCTCTTTCACCACCTCCTACTAAAGAATTGCCAGGAACGCCAATAGGAGCTCGTGTTCCCCCATTATATGTACCCCCTCCACCTACACTTTCATTTCCACCTTTCGCTCCTCAACCTTTGGTTCCACCACTATCACCACCACCTTCACCTCCtctatattcaccccctctgcCATTCCCTTTTCCACCACCACCTGCTAAAAAATTGCCAATACGTGCTCCTCCACCTTATAACTTACCATCACCAACTCCTTATTCATATGTATCACCACCTCCACCACATACTCCAACCCCTCCATCGTCTTCTCCATCTCCTTCTCCTTCCCCGTACGTGTACAATTCTCCACCATCAGCTTCTCCATCTCCTTCTCCCTCCCCGTACGTGTACAATTCTCCACCATCAGCTTCTCCATCACCTACTCCGCCTCATCATATGAACACCTCTCCTTCGCCACAACCTTCACCATCTAACTCTCCCATGACATCCCCTCCATCTCCTCCCATCTATAAGTCCCCTCCATCAACTTCTCCATCGCCAACACCTTCTCAAGCAGCTTCACCTCCAAGTAATGCATGCCTtacaccaccaccaccaccacctccTGTCATTTCATGCCCAACGCCATCATCACCTTCTCCAACTAATGCCCCTTACACCTTCACATCCCCACCACCTCCTTCAGTTCCATCACCTTCGTCACCGCCCCACCATCACAACCACCACCATGGCCACCATCACCGCCACAGACATCACCGTCGCCACCATCAGCATCACCCTCATGCACCATGTCCTTCTCCTCCTAAAGCTTATTCATATGCATCACCACCGCCACCATCTTCTTCTGTTCCACACCTTTACACCATACCTTCTAACGCGCTTTAA